From a single Drosophila sulfurigaster albostrigata strain 15112-1811.04 chromosome 3, ASM2355843v2, whole genome shotgun sequence genomic region:
- the LOC133844378 gene encoding uncharacterized protein LOC133844378, whose product MDSVPLEKLGSFCKALRDSELRTLALLGCPMKVRKSPHFFQLEVFVCGHIETEVPADARISCKLIFKCPRFYPRDAPDVHIRSKNNFPDHLVAAIFTEFERIRHLYRGSQHIIPMVTSALHMIEREDQKPDRMTVDESRNL is encoded by the exons ATGGACAGTGTTCCTCTTGAGAAGCTTGGCTCCTTTTGCAAGGCGTTGCGTGATTCAGAGCTGCGAACTCTCGCTTTGCTCGGTTGTCCGATGAAGGTGCGAAAGTCACCGCACTTTTTCCAGCTGGAGGTCTTTGTTTGCGGACACATTGAGACCGAGGTACCAGCGGATGCACGCATCAGTTGCAAGTTGATCTTCAAGTGTCCCAGATTCTATCCCCGCGATGCTCCCGATGTCCACATCCGATCGAAGAACAATTTTCCCGATCACTTGGTGGCTGCCATATTCACGGAATTTGAACGCATTCGTCATTTGTATCGTGGATCACAGCACATAATTCCGATGGTAACCAGTGCTCTCCATATGATTGAGCGGGAAGACCAGAAACCTGACCGCATGACTGTGG ATGAGTCAAGGAATTTGTAA